The following DNA comes from Puniceicoccaceae bacterium.
TTTTTGAAAAGGATCGGGAATCCATTACGATCACCGTTCGCAGCGTTGATGCCTTCACAGTAGGTGCGCTCATCGCACTGTTCGAGCGCGCGGTTGGACTCTACGCAAATCTCGTCAACATCAACGCCTACCACCAGCCGGGCGTGGAAGCAGGCAAAAAGGCTGCTGCCAGTATCCTCGACCTGAAAAACCGGATACAGGACCTGCTGCAATCCCGACCTGGCCAGGAACTCAGCGTCGAGGACATTGCGAAGGAACTCGGCTCCAAAGACCTCTGCGAAAAGGTGTTTAAGCTTCTCACTTCCAAGGTCGTCAACGATCCGACCCACTACCGGGGGACCGGATTGCACGACCCCAGATCCGCGCTTTTTGCGTACCTGGGTTGAATTCCCTACAGATTTCTACACCCGTTGAGTCGGCCACTCTTCCCGACTCAACGGTCGTCCTCCCCGAACAACCTCCCCTCATGAAATTGCTCTCACTCGTGCTACGACTGACCGCCATTGCCGCCGCAGTGGTGGTGGTCACATTCTACTTCCGCGGCGGCAATCAACTGACTGACACACGCCAGCTGCTGACACAATCTGAGTCCCGGAATACGGAATTGAATGCGAACCTTGCAAAGGTCGAACAACAAAAGACCGAGTTTCGCGAACGCGTAGAGCACATGACGCTCGAAATTGCAGATCTCAAGCGCGACCTACGACTGCGAGAGAGTGAGGCACTGCTTGTCCGGCAAGAACTCACCCAGGTCCAGGAGAAACTGGAAGAGGCACAATCCAGCAACACAACCCTTCTCTCTCAGAACGAATCCCTTCGCAGGGAAGTCATCGAGCTGAAAGCCCAGGGAATTGACCCCAATCGCGATCCCCGACAACTGACTGCACAGATCGAAACCCACCGCGCCCACATCCGTGAGTTGGAAGCACAGCTAGACGATGCCCATACCGTGATGCGGGGCCTCTTCCCGTCTACTCCCCCGAATCGCCCTGACTTGTCGAACTCCTCACATGGGCGCACCCGTATCCTTCGACTTGAGCCGCAATACCTCCTGCTCGTTCTGGAAGTGGGACGCCAGGAGGACATCTCCGAAACTCAAACCCTCCAGTTGAGCCGTGATGGGGTGCCGTTATCCACTGTCACCGTCAAAGCGGTAGCCGAAGATTTCTGCGTGGTTCAACTCCCTTTGCATGACTCCGATATCCTCACCGATCTGCAGGAGGGAATTGAGATCGACTATCGTCACTAATTTTTCGAGGATGGCATTGATCTGGGACTCAGCTTTCGTATGCTGCCCATATTCGGGTTGATCGGTCCACGTGTTTTTTCCAGACACAGCACCGGATCGTCCGTCCGTATCATTTTTTGATCCATTCAACATGAAAAAGATTCTTAAACAAACCATCGCACTCACCCTGTTGAGTTTGCTTGCTCTCAGCATGAGTGGCTGTCTCAACAAGGCACCCGACGAATCTGCCATGCCCTGGAGCCGTCCTGCCAACTGGGAAAACCAGGTACCTGGGTTCAGATAAAACACCTCTCTCTGTCCCCTGGTCATCGGGGATCACGCCGTTTCGAATTTTCAGTAGGGACGGGTTGCGCTTGTGCACCCGTTCCATCGATTCATGCATTCATCAGCAAACACTCCAGGCACGCTCTATGTCGTTGGCACACCGATCGGAAATCTGGGGGATACCAGTGTTCGCATGAAGGAGACCTTGCAACAGGTGGATGCCATTGCGTGTGAAGACACACGTGTGACCGCACGTTTGCTGCAACACCTCGGTATTCACAAACCGATGGTCAGCTATCGAGACGACAATGAAATCCGGGCCGCCGAATCCTTGTTACAACGACTCCTGCAAGGGGAACACATCGCACTGGTATCCGACGCGGGTGTACCCACCATATCCGACCCAGGGTTTCGCATCACACGGCTCTGTCAGAAACAAGGAATTCCGGTGCTACCGATTCCAGGCCCATGCGCCCTGATTACCGCTCTGAGCGCATCAGGTTTGCCGTCGGATTCCTTTCTCTTCCTGGGCTTTCTTCTCCCCAAGAAGGCAGCTCGAATTCGCACGTTCACCCAATACCTCGATTTTCCTCACACCTTGCTGTTTTATGAATCTCCACATCGCATTACCAAATGCCTGGACGACATGAAACAGGTGTTGGAACCCGAACGTGTGATCTGCGTCAGCAAAGAACTCACCAAAATGCATGAACGTATCGTAAGCGGATCTCTGAGCGACGTTCACGCCCATGTGCTCTCCCGTAGCCTGAAGGGAGAATTTGTAGTGGGCATCGCACCGCGAGGATTTGTGCTGTGATGCCATCGCAACCTGCATCCACCTCTCATGTTTCTCCATGCGTTGCGGCCATCGACATTGGCAGCAACACCATCAAACTGCTCGTGGCTCGCAACGGATTGGCAGGGGTCGAAACCGTGCATCATGCCGTGCAGGAGTGTCGCATCGCCACTGGGATTTCCGACGCACACCCACGTCTCAGTGAGGATGCAATGCGGCACGGAATCGATGCTGTACTCGCCTTGCTCAACCAGGCCCGTGAGAACGAGGCGCAACGCATCCACATCGCCGCCACCAGCGCAGTGCGCGATGCCCAAAATGGACCTGAGTTTGCCAGTCGTATCGAATCTGAATCAGGAGTACCGGTACACATTCTGTCGGGTGAAGAAGAGGCACAAACCATCGCACTGGCATTGGCGCACGATCCTGGCTTGAAAGCCATGCAGCGCTTCACGCATCTCGATCTGGGAGGCGGCAGTCTCGAATACAACGACATCGAAAGCGGAAACCTTCGCCAGTCCGTCAGTCTGCCACTGGGTGCCGTGCGTCTCACCGAACAATGGGTCACAGACCCGAAGGGTGCCTTTACCGCACAGGACGCAGATCGCATCGCAAACCATGTCAAGTCCACCCTGAAACAGACTGGTCTCGTGCAGAATCCACCTGGCATTCCCATCGTCTATACCGGAGGCTCCGTCACGATCGCTCGCGCCCTCGTGCAGGGGCTCCCCATTCAGGCGAAAGCCACTGGAAGTCCCATCGTGAAGCAGCAGCAGCTCCACCATCTGCTCGCTGAGTTGGCACCCCGTTCCTTCGAGCAGCGCATGCAATTCAAACATTTGCCCGCGAACCGCGCTGACGTGGTGTGCGCAGCCCTGCAAATTATCTTGAGTACCCTGGAATATTTCAATTGTGCGCAATTGCAGCATTCCCGTTTTTCCCTTCGACACGGAATCTGCGTAAAACTACTCGAACTACACTAATTTCTGCGCTTTATCTGTAAATATATTCCGAATATTCGCTTTTTTTTGCGAATTCGTTGAACGAAACACCGTTTACACCGTCTATCTCGTTGTAAGTCAATAATGGCAGAACAGTTTAGTTTTTCATTATGTAGTTTTGGGGTTATAAAACTTTCAAGAGACCAACTCTAGGAAGTCATTAAAGGGGGCCGGACACCGGCTCCCTTTTTTTGTACCCGCTTTGGTTTTGCCCTTCCGTTCACGCTCTGCTTCCATCAGCAACGCATGAATCTCTCCGCACTCCATCAGCAACACCCCGACCTTGCCATCCTCACGCAACTACTGGTGGATGCGGGTGGGCAGCCATACCTCGTGGGTGGCAGTGTGCGGGATTTATGCCTGGGAACGATTCCCAAGGATCTTGACATCGAGGTCAGCGGACTGAGTCGCAGTCGTCTGATGCGTGCCCTGTCATCCCGATACGATGTCGATCAGGTCGGAAAAAAGTTTGGTGTCTTTATTCTGAGGGGTCTGCCATTTGACATTGCACTTCCGCGCATGGAAACACCAACAGGGCCAAAACACACTGATTTTGAGATTCAATACGATCCGAACCTGCCCCTCGAACGCGCCGCCGCTCGGCGCGACTTCACCCTCAACGCAATCTACCTCGACTTGAAGTCGGGTGAACTGATCGACCCCCATCGGGGACTGGAGGATCTCGCCCGGCGACACCTGCGCCATACCTCTCATCAGTTTTCTGAAGATCCGCTGCGCGTACTGCGGGCCATGCAATTCATTGCCCGCTTTGATCTCAGCTGCGACCCGACGACGATTGAACTCTGCCGCACCATGCCGTTGTCGGACTTGCCACGGGAGCGCATTTGGGAGGAATTCAAAAAACTCATCCTGCAGGGAGTACACATCCGCAAGGGACTACAGTTTCTTCAAGATGCCGGAGGGCTGAGCCATTTCCCAGAACTGGAAGCATTGGTCGGATGCGAACAGGACCCACACTGGCACCCAGAGGGCGATGTCTGGACGCACACCCTGCTGGCGATGGATGCTTTCGCAAAACGCCGAATAGGCAACGCCGAGGAAGATTTGATTGTAGGGCTGGCAGTGCTCTGTCACGACATGGGAAAACCTCTCACCAGCTTCCGGGAGCAAGGCCGCATCCGATCACCCCGCCATGAAAAGGAAGGGGTACCGATCACCGAACGTTTTTTGCAGCGCCTGACCCGTGATCAACGTATCCTGCAAGATGTGCCGCCACTGGTGCGCGAGCACATGGCCCCGCACCAGCTCTTTGCAACAGATGCAAGCGATGCTGCACTGCGCAGGCTGGCACTGCGCGTGGGCAGGGTGGACCGCTTACTGCGTGTCTGTCAGGCTGACCGCGAAGGGCGACTAGATCCGTGGCAACCCCTTCCATTTCCCGAAGGAGAGTGGGCAGAAAAGCGCTTTGAAGCACTGCAGCTCAAATCGAGCAAACCCAAACCGCTCATCCTCGGTCGTGACCTCATAGAGAAGGGACTAACTCCTGGTCCGCATTTTTCCGAGATTCTCCAGTCCCTTTTCGACGCTCAGCTCGAAGGGCATTTCACAACCCGCGAATCCGGCCTCACATACCTGGATCAGTGGCTTCGCTCTCACAAGCCATGATCTCCCAACTTTTTGCTCTCATCCCTGCAGAAAAGCACCTTCGATCAACAACAATCTGCTCACAGACCCAAGGCCATTTTCCAGGCCTTCCCTGCCTTTCGGGCACTTGAAATCTCACCCAGCGGATCTCGCCCGCCCGGAGGCGCTGCACTGTTGGCCGGATGATCAAATCCGAAGCGAATCCAAACACCATGGATCATCAGATTCATCCCGCCGCTGAACGTATACCAGGGAAAATGAATGCGCGTAATGTCGTGAAGCGGGAGGTCGAACAGGTTCAAGGATTCCTCCCGTTCGAGTCGCACAGCCAGTTCGTCAACCCTGAGCTGCTGTTCCAATTTCCGAAGCTGTGATGGCCAGAGATTTCCAGATCCGTGCGCCCGAAAAGCAATCCTTTCATCGCGCAGACTCAATTTCCCTGGCAAACTGCTGATTCCACGCAACAGCCAGGCCTGTGTCACTAACTTAACAGAGGAGGGTTCCATTTCAAGCCACACTCCGACTCCGATAGCTGCGCAATTCTTTCTCAGAAATACTCGACACAGGAACCAAGCGGTAGTGCTTTTCGTCGACAACCTTGACCAAATCGTCCTCAAGAACCAGCTCAAAGAGTGCGATCAAATCGTCGCTGATGAACTGAGCCGAAACAGGTCTGCAAGCCAGATTTGGAAATTTCTCCGAACAACAGTCCAAATCCTGCTTCGTCTGCACAACCGAAAGCTGGTCTTTCCCTCCCTTCGCCTGCACGGGTATGACATATTGGCACCCATTGCGATCCACTCCTACATAGATTTCATCAACCTCCACCTGACCCACCAATTTCACCGAGGTTCGGAGATGGTTTTGAAGGGAATAGCTCGCAATTCCAAGAAAGAGATCAATCAAGCGATTGTATCGTACCCTGGCTAGCAATGCCTGCTCATCTGAAAGCGAATAAGCGGAGATGATCTCAGGAGTTCCATCTGGGATCTTGATAGCAATGAGATTGGGGTTGGGAACAATGCGATTCGTCTTGACCAGTTTGAACACATATTTACCTCGACCCGCACCCTCAATGATCCATTCCAAATCCTTTGGTTGCGTTGCCAGAATTGCCTCCGGAAATCCTATTCGATACCGAAGGGCATAGATCACGTCACCCAGGTTTTTCGGCAGATCCATGTGCATTACGCGTGCTGCATCTTCCAAATCGCTGCGCAGAAATGTAAACTCCTGCATGCCTTGAGCATAGTTTTCGAAAAAAACCCTCTCAATCAATTGGAGGTAACGATTCGGTTGTGGCTTTCGCAATGACATGAATCTAAGATGCAATGAGTCTCTGACGGTCGAGTTCCGTTTGCGCCTGGGTTCTTTTTTTCGCACCACTCCTGAGCGTTCGTCTGCTCAAAAGCACGGGGACTTTCCAAAATTTTGCGGCCTGCGTCATGTCCATTCGAAGCAAGGCGTCGTCTCCGAGTTCGAGAACACGTTCGGGTTGGACTGGTACGGTCCCAATTGCCCCCATGATCGATTGCGCAACTGCACGGGCAAGCGGTGGAGGCACCGCATTGCCAACCTGCCTTGCACCATGCCATTTGGTGTGATTGAAACGAAACCAGTCGGGGAACCCGTGCAATCGCGCCATTTCCCGAACAGTCACACAGCGATTGTGCTTGTAGTGAATTGGGCGAGGACTGGTGAAAGCTCCCCTGGCTCCATCAGTACCAGCTCGAAGAGTATTGCTCACTCCGTCGGGAGGAAGCTTAAAAAAGCGCGAGATCGGTTCGACCTTTCCGGGTTCCGTCTCGGAAAAGCGTGTGCGAGAGATCTGGCTATGCATCGTCCGGTAACTGGATGTCAGTAGCCCTGGGTTCCAGTTTCTCTGATAACCGAAGTGCCAGGATTTTGCATGTTCACAACGCAATTCGCTGGCATAGTCGGATAGCCCCATCCAAGTCTCCACTAGTGTCTCATCCGAGTGGAGCAAACTTTCAAAGCACTCAGCATCTGGAAGATCCTCGAGCGCATCGCGACACGTCGGACCTTTCATTTTGAGCAAGTCCTTTCCCTGTTCAGGTGGAGAACTAAAAGCTTCAGGATATAAGGGCACTTTCAGTCCCTTCTTTGCTCCCAGCAGAAAAAGACGCTGCCGATCTTGAGGAACCCCAAAATGGGCCGCATTCAGAACCTGCCAGCGTTGGCGAATATGGTAACCATTCCGTTCAAAGGCATCGATGAACTCGTGGAGAAATTTTTGGTGCTTGCCAACTGTCAGTCCCTTCACGTTTTCGAAGACAAAATACGAGGCGTCCAATTCACTCACGATACGCACAAAATCGTTAACAAGTGCATTGCGTGGATCATCCAGCATGCGCTGCCCTATCAAAGAAAACCCCTGACATGGAGCACCTCCAAAAACCACATCCACTTTTTGCATTCCGATAGCGGTTGCCTCCCGAATATGGTCTCCACTGAGGTCCTGAATCGAACGAGGCAAAACGGTACACTCTGGGAAGTTGTAATGGTGAACTGCAGAATGCACTGGATCGATTTCAACTGCCGCCAACACATCGAATCCAGCCTGCTCAAAGCCAAGACTCATTCCTCCTGCTCCTGCAAAAAGATCAACTGCGATGGGCCTTTGTTTCACCATGATCACTCTG
Coding sequences within:
- the rsmI gene encoding 16S rRNA (cytidine(1402)-2'-O)-methyltransferase, which produces MHSSANTPGTLYVVGTPIGNLGDTSVRMKETLQQVDAIACEDTRVTARLLQHLGIHKPMVSYRDDNEIRAAESLLQRLLQGEHIALVSDAGVPTISDPGFRITRLCQKQGIPVLPIPGPCALITALSASGLPSDSFLFLGFLLPKKAARIRTFTQYLDFPHTLLFYESPHRITKCLDDMKQVLEPERVICVSKELTKMHERIVSGSLSDVHAHVLSRSLKGEFVVGIAPRGFVL
- a CDS encoding HD domain-containing protein; this encodes MNLSALHQQHPDLAILTQLLVDAGGQPYLVGGSVRDLCLGTIPKDLDIEVSGLSRSRLMRALSSRYDVDQVGKKFGVFILRGLPFDIALPRMETPTGPKHTDFEIQYDPNLPLERAAARRDFTLNAIYLDLKSGELIDPHRGLEDLARRHLRHTSHQFSEDPLRVLRAMQFIARFDLSCDPTTIELCRTMPLSDLPRERIWEEFKKLILQGVHIRKGLQFLQDAGGLSHFPELEALVGCEQDPHWHPEGDVWTHTLLAMDAFAKRRIGNAEEDLIVGLAVLCHDMGKPLTSFREQGRIRSPRHEKEGVPITERFLQRLTRDQRILQDVPPLVREHMAPHQLFATDASDAALRRLALRVGRVDRLLRVCQADREGRLDPWQPLPFPEGEWAEKRFEALQLKSSKPKPLILGRDLIEKGLTPGPHFSEILQSLFDAQLEGHFTTRESGLTYLDQWLRSHKP
- a CDS encoding endonuclease; this translates as MSLRKPQPNRYLQLIERVFFENYAQGMQEFTFLRSDLEDAARVMHMDLPKNLGDVIYALRYRIGFPEAILATQPKDLEWIIEGAGRGKYVFKLVKTNRIVPNPNLIAIKIPDGTPEIISAYSLSDEQALLARVRYNRLIDLFLGIASYSLQNHLRTSVKLVGQVEVDEIYVGVDRNGCQYVIPVQAKGGKDQLSVVQTKQDLDCCSEKFPNLACRPVSAQFISDDLIALFELVLEDDLVKVVDEKHYRLVPVSSISEKELRSYRSRSVA
- a CDS encoding DNA cytosine methyltransferase translates to MTFQKREDRVIMVKQRPIAVDLFAGAGGMSLGFEQAGFDVLAAVEIDPVHSAVHHYNFPECTVLPRSIQDLSGDHIREATAIGMQKVDVVFGGAPCQGFSLIGQRMLDDPRNALVNDFVRIVSELDASYFVFENVKGLTVGKHQKFLHEFIDAFERNGYHIRQRWQVLNAAHFGVPQDRQRLFLLGAKKGLKVPLYPEAFSSPPEQGKDLLKMKGPTCRDALEDLPDAECFESLLHSDETLVETWMGLSDYASELRCEHAKSWHFGYQRNWNPGLLTSSYRTMHSQISRTRFSETEPGKVEPISRFFKLPPDGVSNTLRAGTDGARGAFTSPRPIHYKHNRCVTVREMARLHGFPDWFRFNHTKWHGARQVGNAVPPPLARAVAQSIMGAIGTVPVQPERVLELGDDALLRMDMTQAAKFWKVPVLLSRRTLRSGAKKRTQAQTELDRQRLIAS